The following coding sequences are from one Streptomyces sp. NBC_01294 window:
- the sucC gene encoding ADP-forming succinate--CoA ligase subunit beta yields MDLFEYQARDLFAKHGVPVLAGEVIDTPEAAREATERLGGKSVVKAQVKVGGRGKAGGVKLAATPDEAVARATDILGMDIKGHTVHKVMIAETAPEILEEYYVSYLLDRTNRTFLAMASVAGGMDIEQVAEETPEKLAKVPVNANEGVTIEKAREIVALAQFPAEVAEKVAEVLVTLWATFIAEDALLVEVNPLAKVANGDVIALDGKVSLDENAEFRQPGHEEFVDHAAANPLEAAAKAKNLNYVKLDGEVGIIGNGAGLVMSTLDVVAYAGENHGGVKPANFLDIGGGASAAVMANGLEIILGDPDVKSVFVNVFGGITACDEVANGIVQALQLLEDKGEAVTKPLVVRLDGNNAELGRKILSDANHPLVQRVDTMDGAADKAAELAAAK; encoded by the coding sequence GTGGACCTGTTCGAGTACCAGGCGAGGGACCTCTTCGCCAAGCACGGTGTACCGGTGCTGGCCGGTGAAGTCATCGACACGCCTGAGGCGGCTCGCGAGGCCACCGAGCGGCTGGGCGGCAAGTCGGTCGTCAAGGCGCAGGTGAAGGTCGGCGGCCGCGGCAAGGCCGGCGGCGTGAAGCTGGCCGCCACCCCGGACGAGGCCGTCGCCCGGGCGACGGACATCCTCGGCATGGACATCAAGGGCCACACGGTCCACAAGGTGATGATCGCCGAGACGGCTCCCGAGATCCTCGAGGAGTACTACGTCTCGTACCTCCTCGACCGCACCAACCGCACCTTCCTCGCCATGGCGTCGGTCGCGGGCGGCATGGACATCGAGCAGGTCGCCGAGGAGACCCCGGAGAAGCTCGCCAAGGTCCCGGTGAACGCCAACGAGGGCGTGACCATCGAGAAGGCCCGCGAGATCGTCGCGCTGGCGCAGTTCCCGGCCGAGGTCGCCGAGAAGGTCGCCGAGGTCCTCGTGACCCTGTGGGCGACCTTCATCGCCGAGGACGCGCTCCTCGTCGAGGTCAACCCGCTCGCGAAGGTCGCCAACGGCGACGTCATCGCGCTCGACGGCAAGGTCTCGCTCGACGAGAACGCCGAGTTCCGCCAGCCGGGTCACGAGGAGTTCGTGGACCACGCGGCCGCGAACCCGCTCGAGGCAGCCGCCAAGGCGAAGAACCTCAACTACGTCAAGCTCGACGGTGAGGTCGGCATCATCGGCAACGGCGCGGGTCTCGTCATGAGCACCCTCGACGTCGTCGCCTACGCCGGCGAGAACCACGGCGGCGTCAAGCCCGCCAACTTCCTGGACATCGGCGGTGGCGCCTCCGCCGCCGTCATGGCCAACGGTCTCGAGATCATCCTCGGCGACCCGGACGTCAAGTCCGTCTTCGTCAACGTCTTCGGTGGCATCACCGCGTGTGACGAGGTCGCCAACGGCATCGTCCAGGCGCTGCAGCTGCTCGAGGACAAGGGCGAGGCGGTCACCAAGCCGCTGGTCGTCCGTCTCGACGGCAACAACGCCGAGCTGGGTCGCAAGATCCTCTCGGACGCCAACCACCCGCTGGTCCAGCGCGTGGACACCATGGACGGCGCGGCCGACAAGGCCGCCGAGCTCGCGGCTGCGAAGTAA
- a CDS encoding VWA domain-containing protein has product MSGADMTVDVRQGVGGADGGERLRRWRMVLGGGEADGTGCALTGRDAAMDAALGALYGGGGDAGSRRTSGARSAGLGGSAPNVARWLGDIRTYFPSSVVQVMQRDAIERLGLATLLLEPEMLEAVEPDVHLVGTLLSLNKAMPETTKETARTVVRKVVEQLEKKLAARTRATLTGALDRSARISRPRHHDIDWNRTIRANLKNYLPEYRTVVPERLIGYGRAAQSVKKEVILCIDQSGSMAASVVYASVFGAVLASMRSIATRLVVFDTAIVDLTDQLDDPVDVLFGTQLGGGTDINRALAYCQSKITRPADTVVVLISDLYEGGIRNEMLKRVAAMKGAGVEFVTLLALSDEGAPAYDREHAAALAALGAPAFACTPDLFPEVMAAALEKRPLPTP; this is encoded by the coding sequence ATGAGTGGGGCGGACATGACCGTGGACGTACGGCAGGGCGTCGGTGGAGCCGACGGGGGAGAGCGGTTGCGGCGGTGGCGGATGGTGCTCGGCGGGGGAGAGGCCGACGGCACCGGGTGTGCGCTGACAGGGCGGGACGCGGCGATGGACGCCGCGCTCGGCGCGCTGTACGGCGGGGGCGGTGACGCCGGGTCGCGCAGGACGTCGGGGGCGCGGTCGGCCGGGCTCGGCGGGTCCGCGCCGAACGTGGCCCGCTGGCTCGGGGACATCCGTACGTACTTCCCGAGCTCCGTGGTCCAGGTCATGCAGCGCGACGCGATCGAGCGGCTCGGCCTGGCCACCCTGCTGCTGGAGCCGGAGATGCTGGAGGCCGTCGAGCCCGACGTCCACCTGGTCGGCACGCTGCTCTCGCTGAACAAGGCGATGCCCGAGACGACCAAGGAGACGGCCCGCACGGTGGTCCGCAAGGTGGTCGAGCAGCTGGAGAAGAAGCTCGCGGCGCGGACCCGGGCGACCCTGACCGGCGCCCTCGACCGGTCCGCGCGGATCAGCCGCCCGCGCCACCACGACATCGACTGGAACCGCACGATCCGGGCCAACCTCAAGAACTACCTGCCCGAGTACCGCACCGTCGTGCCCGAGCGGCTGATCGGATACGGCCGGGCGGCGCAATCGGTGAAGAAGGAGGTGATCCTCTGCATCGACCAGTCGGGTTCGATGGCGGCCTCGGTCGTCTACGCCTCCGTCTTCGGCGCGGTCCTCGCCTCGATGCGCTCGATCGCCACCCGTCTGGTGGTCTTCGACACCGCGATCGTCGACCTGACCGACCAGCTCGACGACCCGGTCGACGTCCTCTTCGGCACCCAATTGGGCGGCGGCACCGACATCAACCGGGCCCTCGCCTACTGCCAGTCGAAGATCACCCGCCCTGCCGACACCGTCGTCGTCCTCATCAGTGACCTCTACGAGGGCGGTATACGCAACGAGATGCTCAAGCGGGTCGCCGCGATGAAGGGGGCGGGGGTCGAGTTCGTGACGCTGCTGGCGCTGTCCGACGAGGGCGCCCCGGCCTACGACCGCGAGCACGCCGCAGCCCTTGCGGCGCTTGGGGCGCCGGCCTTCGCCTGCACCCCCGACCTGTTCCCGGAGGTGATGGCCGCGGCCCTGGAGAAGCGGCCCCTGCCGACCCCCTGA